The Montipora capricornis isolate CH-2021 chromosome 1, ASM3666992v2, whole genome shotgun sequence genome contains a region encoding:
- the LOC138048202 gene encoding uncharacterized protein, which produces MEGLRKSYQAKIREDMLSESAAGENRIRMYQEYFQKKDGLPVHLKGNYRIPATRFLLWGVGISCLVTLGCIGLMATNNLPKKQR; this is translated from the exons ATGGAGGGTTTGAGGAAAAGTTATCAAGCGAAGATACGTGAAGATATGTTATCGGAATCCGCAGCAGGAGAAAATAGGATCAGAATGTACCAGGAATATTTCCAA AAGAAAGATGGGTTACCAGTCCATTTGAAAGGCAATTACCGCATTCCTGCTACAAG ATTTCTATTGTGGGGAGTAGGCATTAGCTGCTTGGTCACATTGGGTTGTATTGGACTAATGGCGACAAACAATCTACCAAAAAAACAGAGATGA
- the LOC138048218 gene encoding uncharacterized protein — protein MEQFPAESSSYPAHRKYYRRLQYPSLYGEQEEHTYLQAEKKRPRYDAYEVEKQDNSEAKRKPTLQNAPSFTEKEFHGVEVSNLISSPSYFTCEEEEENDTFPRPSLPLYSLHSVFQRPFFQNRELKGASQTNDLPLPNVNHHIGSWAFQPNRMDQSEDSSHGNVLNCSSCPKHCPRICQEPQDAFPSFTAFREKRQRPGVIMVPVSRNKKINEAAVTHVPLQPEDSFTSKKEDRYFRKIMDKTKATFTLTESDWQMIIIKNFPSGGRLLGGDWTKIFHSKLKQSNPWCNLRFKNNHVRSENSRKRQSAPFFRGSGECKRPECGLKLKFYIQEEKGKYVDISYSGDICHTFNNSSETNTDPPLPFSPLPYITSLWKHL, from the exons ATGGAACAATTTCCAGCAGAGTCGAGCTCGTATCCAGCCCACCGGAAATATTATCGCAGATTACAGTATCCAAGTCTTTATGGAGAACAAGAAGAACATACCTATCTTCAGGCTGAGAAGAAACGGCCTCGTTATGATGCTTATGAAGTTGAGAAACAAGACAACTCAGAAGCCAAAAGAAAACCCACCCTCCAAAATGCACCTAGCTTTACGGAGAAAGAG TTTCATGGCGTTGAGGTCAGTAACCTTATTTCTTCACCTTCTTATTTCACttgtgaagaagaagaagaaaacgatACATTCCCTCGTCCAAGTCTGCCTCTTTACAGTTTGCATTCTGTGTTCCAAAGGCCATTCTTTCAAAACAGAGAGCTCAAAGGTGCATCACAGACGAATGACCTCCCATTGCCAAATGTTAATCATCACATAGGTTCCTGGGCATTCCAACCGAACAGAATGGACCAGTCAGAAGATTCGTCACACGGCAATGTATTAAATTGCTCCTCGTGTCCAAAACACTGCCCTCGTATCTGTCAGGAGCCTCAAGATGCGTTTCCAAGCTTTACCGCTTTTCGTGAGAAACGACAGCGCCCAGGCGTCATTATGGTCCCTGTGAGCCGCAACAAGAAGATAAACGAAGCAGCGGTCACCCATGTACCTTTACAG CCCGAAGACAGCTTTACGTCCAAGAAAGAAGATAGATATTTTCGCAAGATCATGGACAAGACAAAGGCAACATTCACTCTTACTGAATCTGACTGGCAAATGATTATCATCAAGAATTTCCCAAGCGGGGGACGTTTGCTAGGTGGGGACTGGACCAAGATCTTCCACTCTAAACTGAAACAGAGTAACCCTTGGTGCAATTTACGCTTCAAGAATAATCACGTGAGGTCTGAAAATTCGCGTAAGCGGCAATCAGCGCCGTTTTTCCGTGGATCTGGGGAATGTAAGCGCCCTGAGTGCGGCCTTAAGTTGAAATTCTACATCCAGGAGGAGAAAGGAAAGTATGTCGATATCAGCTATTCTGGCGATATTTGCCACACATTCAACAATTCGTCGGAAACAAATACAGACCCTCCCCTCCCTTTCTCCCCATTACCTTACATTACCTCCCTGTGGAAACATTTGTAG